A segment of the Deltaproteobacteria bacterium genome:
CCCGAGACGGTCCGTTTTTTCGACGGACTCTATGACAGAGCGTATGTTGAGCCTCTCAATCAGGAGACTCTGGGCCGGATTCTATCAATGGAAGAGCCGGAAGGGGTAATCACCCAGTTCGGCGGGGACATCTCACTCTCTCAATCTTCGTGGGTCGAGGGCTCGGGCTACCGGGTATTGGGTACCCCGGTCTCCAGTCTTCAGACCGTGATGGATCTCGACCTCCAGGCGCGGTTCCTCGACGGGCTGGGTCTCACATTTCCATCGACAAAGCTTGTGGTAGATCCGGAAGAGGTCCTCGTCAAGTCACGAACCTTGGGCTTCCCCCTTATCATGACTGCTAGGGGGAGACACGGTGCGGCTCTGTCCAGGATCCTTTACGACGAGGAAAATCTCCAGAGGTTCATGGCATCCGGTATCACCATCTCGCCTGCGAGTCCTGTGATTCTCAAGGAGTTTTCAGAGAATGCGATTCGATTCGAGGTAAACGCCCTGGCAGACGGTCGAGCGGTGTTTGTAGGACCCATCATCGAACATATCGAGGGGACCTCGATCAGCCCCATGGACAGCACGTGGGTTCTGCCTTCTCTGACCGTGGACTTGGAAATTTCCGACAAAGTCCGGACCAATACGATCAGAATGGCCCAGGGACTCGAGATCCAGGGCCTATTGAACGTTCACTACTACTTGAAAGACGAGGAGCTCGGTGTCCTGGAGATCCATCCAAGGGTCTCTGACACCCTTGCCTTTACGAGTCGGATTCTCGGGATCCCCCTTGCAAAAGCGGCGGCGAAACTCGTTTTGGGCAAGAGTCTCAGGCAGGTCGGCTTGAGCCACGAGGTTGAACCATCGAGCATAGCCGTCAAACAGGCCGTCCTTCCACTGGATCGCTTTCCCGAGATAGATCCGGTTCTTGGGCCCCAGCCAAGGTCGACCGGTCAGGTGATGGGAATCGGCGAAACCTTTGGTTCCGCCTTTGCAAAATCCCAGATCTCCATCGGGCAGCCCCTTCCCCTTGAGGGTAAGGCCTTTATCAGTGTGAGGAATCAAGACAAGCGGCCCATTGTTTTTATTGCCGCGAAGCTCCTCGATCTCGGCTTTTCCCTTATCGCCACGGAGGGGACGGCAAAGGCTCTCGGCAGACACGGACTGAGGGTGGAGAGCGTTTACAAGATAGCCGAGGGAAGGCCCGATGTGGTGGATCTTATCAAGAACGGTGAGATTCATCTCATCATCAATACACCCAGAGGTGAGCGGCCGAGAAGGGACCTCATGGAGATCAGATCGCAGGCAGTGGCAAACGGAGTGCCCTGTATTACGACCCTCTCGGGAGCCTCGGCCGCTGTTTTTGGTATCCAGGATCTGAAGAGAAAGCCTCTCGAACCCAAGGGCCTGAAGGAATACCAGCCTGCGGGGCCTATTCTGAAGGTCTCCTGACACCGGGGTGTTCCTTGGCTCAGGTCACGATCCGAGTCCCTATCTTCCCCTTCAATGCCTCATGGGCACTTCCCAGGCTGGTGATGATCGCGGTCTTCCCGGCCCCCTCTACAAAACGGAGAGCCGCCTCCACCTTGGGCCCCATGCTCCCGTCAGGAAAGTGTCCTTCTTCTCGATAACTTTTCAACTCGGCGACGGAGACCTCCCTGAGAGCCACCTGATCAGGCTGGCCAAAACGGATCATGACGGATTCGACATCGGTGAGGATGAGAAGAAGATCTGCACCGATGTCCTGTGCAAGGCGCTGAGCAGCCAGATCCTTGTCAATCACCGCTTCCACACCCTCGAGTCTGCCTTCTCCCCGCCTGACAACCGGGATCCCCCCTCCGCCGCAGGCGATCACGACAACCCCTGAATCGATCAGGTTCAGGATGGCCTCTCTCTCCACAATCTCCTTGGGATCGGGAGAAGGCACAACCTTTCTCCACCCCTTGCCCTTCTGTTCCACCCATCGCTCTCCCTTCAGCTTCATCTCCTTTTCGGCGTAATCCCTGCTGT
Coding sequences within it:
- the arcC gene encoding carbamate kinase, coding for MKKRIVVALGGNAILRSHEKGTIEEQQRNVEETCKRLASMITQWYQVVITHGNGPQVGNILIQNEAGKDRVPAMPLDVCGAESQGLIGYMIQRSLRAELLRLGKTRTVASLITQVRVDEDDRAFRHPTKPVGPFYSRDYAEKEMKLKGERWVEQKGKGWRKVVPSPDPKEIVEREAILNLIDSGVVVIACGGGGIPVVRRGEGRLEGVEAVIDKDLAAQRLAQDIGADLLLILTDVESVMIRFGQPDQVALREVSVAELKSYREEGHFPDGSMGPKVEAALRFVEGAGKTAIITSLGSAHEALKGKIGTRIVT